The genomic stretch CTAGTGAGTCTCTCTTTCTCCCTCATTTGCAGtcttccctttcccttttctttttgtttgcttGATCCTTTGCTTGCTGTTTGGTTGGGTCTTTTTAAGATGTTGTATAGATAAGCGATACCTATCGCGCGATAACTGTTGTAAACCTTCAGATTTGTGCGTCCGagttttgttttcttgcctCTACATTATTGTCTGTATTTTCCATGCTGATCATCTTCTTTTTCATCTATTTTACTTGGGTGTCGTcggatttttttctcttgttgttATGTGATTTTATCTGTAAAATCTTGAGTGTAACTTCTTTGCTCTTTTGGCACTTCTGGCTCTTACCTTATCAACTATAAAGTCACGATTTGTATCGAGAGAGAATGTTTGTGTGGACAGTGATCCAGTACttgattaagattttatgtGAATTGTAGAGATGGCATTGCCATAATGGTAAGTGAGTGAGGGTTATCTGACAAGGATGCATGGACAGAATATAATTCTTTAAGATGAAGGAAATTCTAAGAAACTGAAAcgtttaatttttcttacttaATTCAGTGGATTGTTGTTATATTCCCTCATGGCTCAAGCATTTTTGATGACTTTGGAAAGAAAATCTCAATTTTGCTTCCCTATGTTGCTTCCGTAGGGGGTCTATAGTATCCAAAAATGATTTCACTTTGAGAATGTACTAGTAATTACAGGTCCTTTTTCTGAAGGATGTGGGTCTGCTTGGATTCTTGACATATTTTCCATGGTACATAGGAACATTTCAGATGTCTTGCACtaaattttgtttgtgattgcATGATAATGCCTGTAACAAAAGGATTTATTGAGCCTTTTTTAGCTTTTGCTGTGAAGAAGAATCTTCCCTTACAAATCTGAAACCAGTATATTTTGTTGTTTAGGTGGACTTCATAGTTACTTGGATGAGTAAGACAGTTCAAGTTTCTGGGTTCCCTTCTTGCACTACGGCAGGAGTAGTGCAGGTGTTTTTGGAATCACATACTGGTGGTGGAACTGTTGAAGCAGTTAAGATCAGGGAAACAAGAACGCGAGGTGCAAGGAAATACGCTATTGTCCAATTCACAACCACAAGAGCTGCTGAACAGATTATCTCCTTAGCTAATCAACGCCTGTGGTATGGTCATTCATATCTTAATGCTCGGCCAATGGATCGTGATATAATACCACAGCCCAGATCCTTTTTGCATACCGTGGAAAGTGTGACACTTCACTTTGGCTATCAGACTTCTAAAGAGAAGTTTTCTGCTCTCTGGAGCGGGAACAATGTTTCTGTGAATTTTGGACTGGGAATGAGGAAGTTACATTTTTTCCTGTCACATAATCTAGCTGAATACAAGCTTAACCTTCTCTTTGAGAACATTTGGCAGATTGAACTGCATCGCCCTCGTGGCCAAACTGTGAAGTATCTTCTAATTCAGGTTGTATTTAAATACCCTTGTTATTGTTGAAAATGCGTTGTTATTTTCTGTTAACGTTTTGCTGCTAGAGAAAATTGGTTTTCCTTTGACATCCATACCTGTTAGACAATGGTTATCGAGGAAGGGTGAAATCCCTATTCTCTCTGGTTCTTGATTTATCTGATTGTTGGAACAGGATGACAAAATTAAACTGTTCAAAAGAGAATCCAGTTTAATCTGTTAgatttcagaaaaatattgtgCATATGTTCTTAAAGAATTTATACTGATTGGCATGTGGGGCAGCACAATTATTCATGGAGTGGAAATTGTAGTTAGAAAggaattattatgaattttgtgggggggggggggggtttgttTGGCAGCAGAGTCAGATTATCCCTTCTCCGTTTCCTTTCTAATGGTTTCCACTCCATTtaagttgtgatttttttttaagtttgtagATATTTTTCACCTTTGCATTTAGCTTTTCATGTATTTATCTTTCTTGGTGTTTTGCATTCATCATTTTTGTGTATATGAGCTGCAAATTCTTTgaggggataaaaaaaattaaatgttctTGATATATAcacttggaatatttttttttttccatgaaatttTGAAGTGATTTATCTAGGTTACTTCTTCAGCTGAGGTGCTGACCCCAGTTTTTTCTGTTAATGTGATTTTGTTGAGTTGAGTTATGTGTGTTGTTAAAGTTGCTTTGAGAGAAACTGTTAGTCAGGCTAAATGCGATGCATGTGTTAATTGAACAATTTATGCTGTTAGTGCCTGTTGCTTGCAAGAATTTATATGGGAATTATGGTTTCAATGCTATGAAAATTTGAGCTGTTTGCTGATGTGTACAATTACATCTAGTAGATTAGGTCATGTTAGTTGTTGCTTTACAATGCATTTCCTCATTTGGTCCATTCATGAAATTGACAAagaaatgtttatattttttttttgtttcttttcatcTTATAGTTATATGGCGCACCTCGGATTTATGAGAGAGAGGTACCCTCTTCGTCGAATGTATTTGAGGATCCACTTCTCAATTATTTTAGGGATGTTCCTGATGAACAGTGGGTCAGGACAACTGATTTTACTCCATCATGCTGCATTGGGCATTCatcttcattatgtttggaaCTTCCTAGTCATCTACAACTTCCAAATTTCAACGAGAACTTTTTCTActataaagaaaatgaaggaaCATTTGTTTTGGAGAGTGGTTCGACCTTTTCTCGCAATCTGGATCTAGTCCCCATTGTTGGCCCATCCTCAGGTGTTAATTTGCCTTATAACATCTTATTTAGGGTTAATTTGTTGGTTCAGAATGGGTGCCTTGCAGGGTCAATGCTCGATGATATTTTTTACAGGTTGGTTGATCCAAATAGAATGCCTGTCCGTTGCATAGAGTATGCCCTTGAGAAGCTATATCACCTGAAAGAATGTTGTTATGAACCTTCCAAGTGGTTCAATGAACAGTACAAAAAGTATCTTACCTCAGGAAACCCTCCAAGGTCACCTGTACTATCCTTAGATGCTGGTTTGGTATATGTTTACAAGGTTCAAATAACTCCTtgtaaagtgtttttctttggtCCAGAGGTTAATGTCTCAAATCGTGTACTTCGCGAATATCCAGAAGACATTGATAACTTTCTTCGTGTTTCTTTTGTTGATGAGGAGTTAGAGAAAATTCACTCAACAGATGTATCTCCGCGAACATCTTCTAGAAATGAGCTTAGGAGAACTGCGATATACAACAGGATTCTTTCCACTCTGCAAAATGGTATAGTTATTGGTGATAAGAAGTTTGAGTTCCTTGCCTTTTCATCCAGTCAATTGCGAGAGAATTCATGCTGGATGTTTGCTTCAAGACTCGGGCTCACTGCTGCAGATATAAGGGGATGGATGGGCAGTTTTCATCAGATTAGAAATGTGGCTAGGTATGCTGCCAGACTGGGTCAATCCTTCAGTTCATCCACTGAAACTCTGAGTGTTCGCAGGCATGAAATTAAGATTATTCCGGACATAGAAGTTTCAAGGGAGGGAACTAGATATTTGTTCTCTGATGGTATTGGCAAAATATCTGCTGAATTTGCAAGGAAAGTGGCCATAAAATGTGGCTGCAAAGGTTTCACTCCATCTGCATTTCAGATTCGATATGCTGGCTATAAAGGTGTAGTGGCAGTTGATCcaacttcaacaaaaaaattatcattgagGAGGAGTATGTTAAAATATGAGTCTGAAAACACAAAACTGGATGTTCTAGCACATAGCAAATATCAGCCTTGTTTTCTGAATCGCCAACTCATTACTCTTCTTTCTACTCTTGGAGTTCCAG from Populus alba chromosome 8, ASM523922v2, whole genome shotgun sequence encodes the following:
- the LOC118054358 gene encoding RNA-dependent RNA polymerase 1, whose product is MSKTVQVSGFPSCTTAGVVQVFLESHTGGGTVEAVKIRETRTRGARKYAIVQFTTTRAAEQIISLANQRLWYGHSYLNARPMDRDIIPQPRSFLHTVESVTLHFGYQTSKEKFSALWSGNNVSVNFGLGMRKLHFFLSHNLAEYKLNLLFENIWQIELHRPRGQTVKYLLIQLYGAPRIYEREVPSSSNVFEDPLLNYFRDVPDEQWVRTTDFTPSCCIGHSSSLCLELPSHLQLPNFNENFFYYKENEGTFVLESGSTFSRNLDLVPIVGPSSGVNLPYNILFRVNLLVQNGCLAGSMLDDIFYRLVDPNRMPVRCIEYALEKLYHLKECCYEPSKWFNEQYKKYLTSGNPPRSPVLSLDAGLVYVYKVQITPCKVFFFGPEVNVSNRVLREYPEDIDNFLRVSFVDEELEKIHSTDVSPRTSSRNELRRTAIYNRILSTLQNGIVIGDKKFEFLAFSSSQLRENSCWMFASRLGLTAADIRGWMGSFHQIRNVARYAARLGQSFSSSTETLSVRRHEIKIIPDIEVSREGTRYLFSDGIGKISAEFARKVAIKCGCKGFTPSAFQIRYAGYKGVVAVDPTSTKKLSLRRSMLKYESENTKLDVLAHSKYQPCFLNRQLITLLSTLGVPDHHFERKQREAVDQLDAILTDPLRAQEALELMSPGENTNILKEMLLCGYQPDAEPFLSMMLQTFRASKLLELRTKTRIFIPNGRSMMGCLDETITLEYGQVFVQFSGSRFQNLYDSSDMFSERGRGQCYLIEGSVVVAKNPCLHPGDVRILKAVDVPALHHMVDCVVFPQKGPRPHPNECSGSDLDGDIYFVCWDPELIPSQQISPMDYTPEPTLQLDHDVTIEEVEEYFTNYIVNDSLGIIANAHTAFADKEALKAMSEPCVELARKFSIAVDFPKTGVPAEIPSNLRPREYPDFMEKPDKPSYESRNVIGKLFREVKDIAPRTSSIRSFTSDVARRCYDPDMEVDGFEDYIDDAFYYKSNYDYKLGNLMEYYGIKTEAELLSGSFMKMSKSFTKKRDAEAIGMAVRSLRKEARSWFNEKGSGLDSQADDVDAKASAWYHVTYHHNYWGCYNEGMNRDHFLSFPWCVYDKLIQIKRNSSRIRRSLNLPSVERQFSRGLHLS